Below is a genomic region from Fusobacterium nucleatum.
CACTGACAGATTTCTTTGATGGCTATATTGCAAGAAAATATAATTTGATAACTGATTTTGGAAAAATTATGGACCCTCTTGCTGATAAAATACTTGTTATTTCAGCTCTTGTTATATTTGTACAATTAGAGTATATCCCAGGTTGGATGTCTATTATTGTCTTAGCACGCGAATTTTTAATCAGCGGAATAAGAATACTTGCAGCAGCAAAAGGCGAAATCATTGCAGCTGGAAATTTGGGAAAATATAAAACAACAAGTCAAATGCTTGTTGTCATAATTGCTTTGGCAATAGGACCTATTGGTTTTTATATATCTGATTATTTTTTTACTGTGGCAGAAGTATTGATGTTGATACCTGTTATTTTGACAATATGGTCAGGTTGGGAATATACTTTTAAAGCAAAACACTATTTTACTGAACAATGAAAGAGGAAATTTTATGTCACTTTTAGCATATTCACTTATAACTATAATAGAAAAATTAAGTTGGCTTCTTTATATTTTAATAATGATTAGAGTTATTTTATCTTGGGTTCCAACGAATAATAATTTTACTGAGCTTATTTACAATATAACTGATCCTATGTTAAAGCCATTTAAAGATTTTTTAGATAAATATATAAATTTACCTATTGATTTTTCACCATTGCTTTTTATAGTTTGTTTACAAGCTGTTGAAAGAATTTTAATAAGATTTATTATAGTTGTTTTTTAATAACACTGTGGGGCTGTTGCAACAGCCC
It encodes:
- the pgsA gene encoding CDP-diacylglycerol--glycerol-3-phosphate 3-phosphatidyltransferase → MNLPNRLTMIRFILAIPFIIFLQYSDSSKYGLIFRLISLVIFVIASLTDFFDGYIARKYNLITDFGKIMDPLADKILVISALVIFVQLEYIPGWMSIIVLAREFLISGIRILAAAKGEIIAAGNLGKYKTTSQMLVVIIALAIGPIGFYISDYFFTVAEVLMLIPVILTIWSGWEYTFKAKHYFTEQ
- a CDS encoding YggT family protein, translating into MSLLAYSLITIIEKLSWLLYILIMIRVILSWVPTNNNFTELIYNITDPMLKPFKDFLDKYINLPIDFSPLLFIVCLQAVERILIRFIIVVF